One Bacteroidota bacterium genomic window carries:
- a CDS encoding DUF983 domain-containing protein translates to MNAVQQIAKGVCPVCGQGHIFQSSSFFSIKPPAMNESCTHCGYVFEKESGFFWGAMFVSYAFTVAEIIATIVTWSLLVEGSLDTRVIWPTVAVIILLSTFNFKFSRILWIYFFAPKSVKSKS, encoded by the coding sequence ATGAATGCGGTACAACAGATAGCCAAGGGCGTATGCCCTGTATGCGGACAAGGACATATTTTTCAATCGTCAAGCTTTTTCAGCATTAAACCGCCGGCGATGAATGAAAGTTGTACCCATTGCGGCTATGTGTTTGAGAAAGAATCGGGGTTCTTTTGGGGTGCAATGTTTGTGAGCTATGCCTTTACCGTAGCTGAAATTATTGCCACCATCGTTACATGGAGTTTGCTGGTTGAAGGCAGTTTAGATACCCGTGTGATTTGGCCTACTGTAGCAGTCATTATCCTGCTGTCAACTTTTAATTTTAAGTTTTCGAGAATATTATGGATTTATTTCTTTGCCCCCAAAAGCGTAAAGAGCAAATCCTAA